The following nucleotide sequence is from Chloroflexota bacterium.
GTGTCACTCCGAGCGAAGCGAGGAGTCTAGAGTGCCCGTCCGCAGGCGCGGGGATTGATCACAGAGGGTTTTGGAGCCTGGATTCCGGCTCAAGGGCCGGAATGACGGCGATAAAGCTAGGTCCGGAGAGTGTGCACCGCGACGTTGCCAATCTGGAGGTTGGGAGTTTCTTGGCGTGTTCGGGGTTTAACTTCGGACTAAAACTAATCTCCCAACGGTTCCGGCCGCGCGCTCACACGCCGCATGGTCGACGCGTCGCGAACGGAAAGTCCTGGAGTTGTCGCCATTCGTGACCGGCAGGGCGGTTCACGCGGGCGAAGAGGCTTATGCCGCTTGCCTCGACGCGTGCCGGCAAGCTGAGGTCTCGGGCCGCTTGCATTCCGCGGGCGTGTCTCAACTCGTCCGCGCCCTGGTAAAGCGTCAGGTGAAACCGAAAGCCTTCGACGGGCTCAGGGCGATCGGGGAGATACACGCTGGTCGAGATGGGACCGATTCCACACATCAGCCTTCGATGCAGGCGATCCAACTCGGGCGAGCGCATCACGGATACGACGACGATTCGCCGGTCATGCGCATCCCAGACCGTCAGGTCGCCGAACTCCACCGCGAATGGCGTCGTGTCCGCGGCGGCAGCGGACGTGATCTCAATGACCTCCTCGAGGTCGGTCGGATCGGCGAAGGTTCCTTTCACGGTGACATGGGGAGGCGTGGTCGAGGCGGGGAGGCCCGGTTGCTCGCGTACCTTGGCGACTTCCTGGCGCACATTCTCCGGCATCACGATGGCGACGCCGTAGCCCGTGTATCCGAATCTGTCAGGGCGAGGAGTCCGTCCAGGCAAGTGACACTCCGGTATGCGGTGAGCCGACCCGACTGGCGACGCGACGCCCATTCTGCCCGGTGCCCGGTGCCCGGTGGCCCAGGCTGCGGGCAGCCTAGGAGTTTGAACCGCGGCCGGTCCCACGCTGCACGCAGCGCGGGCCACCGAGGACTCCTTTGAATTGTCGTTCCGAGCCGCAGGCGAAGAATCACAGACGTTCGATCTCGGCGCGGGGATGACGGCGCGGCAGCCCGGACCTGGATTCCGGCTTCCGCCGGAATGACGGACCGGACCGTCACGCAGCGCTCACTCGCCGGATTGTGAATCGGTCGAGGCAGACAGCGCGTCAATGACCGCGATGGTTTGCCGCTGCATTTCGGCGATCGTCGCGCCCGAGAGGCGCGAGGTGTCGAAATAGAGGGTTTCGCCGGAAACGGTGAGCGACTCGAACGGCGCGTGCAGCATCGCGTGCATGTCCGAGAGGCGGTCATCGTCGAAATGGCACGGATGTCGCTCGCCGCGCTCGGCGCGCG
It contains:
- a CDS encoding 2'-5' RNA ligase family protein; this encodes MPGRTPRPDRFGYTGYGVAIVMPENVRQEVAKVREQPGLPASTTPPHVTVKGTFADPTDLEEVIEITSAAAADTTPFAVEFGDLTVWDAHDRRIVVVSVMRSPELDRLHRRLMCGIGPISTSVYLPDRPEPVEGFRFHLTLYQGADELRHARGMQAARDLSLPARVEASGISLFARVNRPAGHEWRQLQDFPFATRRPCGV